From Nicotiana tabacum cultivar K326 chromosome 15, ASM71507v2, whole genome shotgun sequence, the proteins below share one genomic window:
- the LOC107782407 gene encoding uncharacterized protein LOC107782407, with amino-acid sequence MSSNLDVTVAETSPPAVEEKPPPPARRFPPPCWTQEETLALIDAYRERWYALRRGYLRTADWDAVAAAVTSRCPDASPAKTSAQCRHKMEKLRQRYRAEKQRSLASPTGRFFSSWFFFDNMDAMENGTTVASIKLNQQLAEKQVPSIDPNLLKLKINQKNGVNFLDDWTPNIMLNHGVAKTPERNIFSSKIPNGYCFNKEEMPNDVEFGSGFRVKNGISMKSKRSIMNSTSFDCDEGSEYNGSSNASDGFHVRNFGENFGISSSRRNCGGNVEPNVDSRFSTPKLGKKGGGVGSGGGGVKRGRDPIEEMVLSIRLLGEGFMKVEKMKMEMAKEVEQMRMEMEMKRNEMILQSQKQIVDAFVKVLNEVNNKNKNVVSPES; translated from the coding sequence ATGTCGTCTAACCTTGATGTCACCGTCGCAGAAACATCACCGCCGGCGGTGGAGGAGAAGCCTCCACCTCCGGCGAGGAGATTTCCACCGCCGTGTTGGACCCAAGAAGAAACTCTAGCCCTAATCGACGCCTACCGCGAGCGGTGGTACGCCCTCCGCCGTGGCTACCTCCGTACGGCGGACTGGGACGCGGTAGCAGCCGCCGTGACCAGTCGCTGCCCAGACGCATCTCCGGCGAAAACCTCCGCCCAGTGCCGCCACAAAATGGAAAAACTCCGGCAACGTTATCGTGCTGAAAAGCAACGTTCCCTTGCCTCTCCAACCGGTAGGTTTTTTTCGTCTTGGTTCTTTTTTGATAACATGGACGCTATGGAAAATGGTACTACTGTTGCATCaatcaaattaaatcaacaattAGCCGAAAAACAAGTCCCATCAATTGACccaaatttattgaaattaaagatCAATCAAAAGAATGGTGTGAATTTTCTTGATGATTGGACTCCAAATATCATGTTAAATCATGGCGTTGCGAAAACCCccgaaagaaatattttttcttctaaGATTCCAAATGGGTATTGTTTTAACAAAGAGGAAATGCCTAATGATGTCGAGTTTGGAAGTGGGTTTCGCGTAAAAAATGGAATTTCAATGAAATCGAAGCGATCAATAATGAATAGTACTAGTTTTGATTGTGATGAAGGAAGTGAATATAATGGGAGTAGTAATGCTAGTGATGGATTTCATGTAAGAAATTTTggtgaaaattttggtatttcgagttcgagaagaAACTGTGGTGGAAATGTTGAACCCAATGTTGATTCTAGGTTTAGTACTCCAAAATTGGGGAAAAAGGGAGGTGGTGTTGGGAGTGGGGGCGGAGGGGTGAAAAGGGGTAGGGATCCGATTGAAGAGATGGTTTTATCGATTAGGTTATTGGGTGAAGGGTTCATGaaagtggagaagatgaagatggagatggCAAAGGAAGTCGAGCAAATGAGAATGGAGATGGAGATGAAGCGGAACGAGATGATACTCCAATCGCAGAAGCAGATTGTGGATGCATTTGTGAAGGTGTTGAATGAGGTAAACAATAAGAACAAGAATGTTGTTTCACCTGAATCATAG